Proteins from a single region of Sandaracinaceae bacterium:
- a CDS encoding PfaD family polyunsaturated fatty acid/polyketide biosynthesis protein, with translation MTVDLIPLGAVRTSTPPAFEAPALVAAAHAVRRPCFILRDPVTGMVGVSLEGDALSTRELNGHPTYPLLGSLPALYPEWLGDRGFNEVHGTRFAYIAGAMANGIATTDLVIAMAENGMLGFFGSAGLTRPRVEQALDTLTARLGDRLPWGMNLIHSPNEPDLEESIADLYIRRGVRRVSASAYMGLTEPIVRYACTGLRRGADGRIERQNFVFAKISRPETARRFLTPAPAAILEALVSKGQLTREEAELAALVPVAEDITMEADSGGHTDNQTLTAVFPVIMRLRDDLTREHGYTRPIRVGAAGGLGTPSAIAAAFSLGAAYVLTGSVNQGALQGGLCTYGKQLLAQASMGDVIMAPAADMFELGVKVQVLKRGTLFGPRALKLYEIYTRHDSLESLPDSVRGPLEKQILGQPWQDVWAGTRDFFLTRNPAEVERAEREPKHKMALVFRWYLGLSSKWAIAGDEARRMDYQIWCGPAQGAFNDWVRGSFLEPPEARDAVQIAFNLLEGAAVITRAQQLRTYGVPMPAAAFDFSPRPLA, from the coding sequence ATGACCGTCGATTTGATCCCCCTCGGGGCCGTTCGGACGTCCACCCCCCCGGCGTTCGAGGCCCCCGCGCTCGTTGCGGCTGCGCACGCGGTCCGTCGCCCCTGCTTCATCCTGCGCGACCCGGTCACCGGCATGGTCGGCGTCTCGCTCGAAGGCGACGCGCTCTCGACGCGCGAGCTGAACGGACACCCCACGTACCCGCTGCTCGGCTCGCTGCCTGCGCTGTACCCCGAGTGGCTCGGGGACCGCGGCTTCAACGAGGTGCACGGCACGCGCTTCGCGTACATCGCCGGTGCGATGGCGAACGGCATCGCCACCACCGACCTCGTCATCGCGATGGCCGAGAACGGCATGCTCGGCTTCTTCGGCTCGGCCGGGCTCACGCGTCCGCGGGTGGAGCAGGCGCTCGACACGCTCACCGCGCGGCTGGGCGACCGGCTGCCTTGGGGCATGAACCTGATCCACTCGCCCAACGAGCCGGACCTCGAGGAGTCCATCGCGGACCTGTACATTCGCCGTGGTGTGCGGCGCGTCTCGGCCTCGGCCTACATGGGGCTGACCGAGCCCATCGTGCGCTACGCGTGCACGGGGCTGCGGCGCGGCGCGGACGGCCGCATCGAGCGGCAGAATTTCGTCTTCGCGAAGATCAGCCGCCCCGAGACCGCGCGGCGCTTCCTCACCCCCGCGCCCGCCGCCATCCTCGAGGCGCTGGTCAGCAAGGGGCAGCTCACGCGCGAAGAGGCCGAGCTCGCCGCGCTCGTGCCCGTCGCCGAGGACATCACCATGGAGGCCGACTCGGGCGGCCACACCGACAACCAGACGCTCACGGCGGTGTTCCCCGTGATCATGCGCCTGCGCGACGACCTCACGCGCGAGCACGGCTACACGCGCCCCATCCGCGTGGGCGCGGCGGGCGGTCTCGGCACTCCGTCGGCCATCGCCGCAGCCTTCTCGTTGGGCGCGGCCTACGTGCTGACGGGCTCCGTCAACCAAGGGGCGCTGCAGGGCGGGCTGTGCACGTACGGCAAGCAGCTGCTGGCCCAGGCCTCCATGGGCGACGTCATCATGGCGCCGGCGGCGGACATGTTCGAGCTGGGCGTGAAGGTGCAGGTCCTCAAGCGCGGCACGCTCTTCGGGCCGCGCGCGCTGAAGCTCTACGAGATCTACACGCGCCACGACAGCCTCGAGTCGCTGCCCGACAGCGTGCGCGGTCCGCTCGAGAAGCAGATCCTCGGGCAGCCCTGGCAGGACGTGTGGGCCGGCACGCGCGACTTCTTCCTCACGCGCAACCCGGCCGAGGTGGAGCGCGCCGAGCGCGAGCCCAAGCACAAGATGGCGCTCGTCTTCCGCTGGTACCTCGGCCTCTCGTCCAAGTGGGCGATCGCGGGCGACGAGGCGCGGCGCATGGACTACCAGATCTGGTGTGGCCCCGCGCAGGGGGCATTCAACGACTGGGTGCGCGGCAGCTTCCTCGAGCCGCCCGAGGCGCGCGACGCCGTGCAGATCGCTTTCAACCTCCTCGAGGGCGCCGCCGTCATCACGCGCGCCCAGCAGCTCCGTACCTACGGCGTACCGATGCCCGCGGCCGCCTTCGATTTCTCTCCCCGACCCCTCGCGTGA
- a CDS encoding alpha/beta hydrolase yields the protein MTPISRRFPLSTGITLAGDLYIQAQGVGPETPLHDTPLVLFLHGGGQTRHAWGGAAERLAEEGFPALSIDHRGHGDSSWARDGDYLFPRFADDLEALLPLLGAKPIVVGASLGGLSAMAVEARQPGVTDGIVLVDVTPRLEREGVMRIIEFMMARKDGFASLDEVSEYVASFLPHRPRPKSTAGLEKNLRRGEDGRYRWHWDPCVLDAWKPGRYSDSEAQELIEQRLEGARRLSVPALLVRGRMSDVVSEESAQEFLACCPHAEYVDLEGAAHMVAGDKNDAFGDVVLDFVRRLRHK from the coding sequence TTGACCCCCATCTCGCGACGCTTCCCCCTCTCCACCGGCATCACCCTCGCGGGCGATCTCTACATCCAGGCACAGGGCGTGGGCCCGGAGACCCCGCTGCACGACACACCCCTCGTGCTCTTCTTGCACGGCGGTGGCCAGACCCGACACGCGTGGGGCGGCGCGGCCGAGCGGCTGGCCGAAGAGGGCTTCCCAGCGCTGAGCATCGATCACCGGGGCCACGGGGACAGCTCCTGGGCCAGAGACGGTGACTACCTCTTCCCGCGCTTCGCGGACGACCTCGAGGCCTTGCTCCCGCTGCTGGGCGCGAAGCCCATCGTGGTGGGGGCGTCCCTCGGCGGTCTCAGCGCCATGGCGGTCGAGGCGCGTCAGCCCGGAGTCACGGACGGCATCGTGCTGGTGGACGTCACGCCCCGCCTCGAGCGCGAGGGGGTCATGCGCATCATCGAGTTCATGATGGCGCGCAAGGACGGCTTCGCCTCCCTCGACGAGGTGAGCGAGTACGTCGCGTCGTTCTTGCCGCATCGTCCGCGTCCCAAGAGCACGGCGGGCCTCGAGAAGAACCTGCGCCGGGGCGAGGACGGGCGCTACCGCTGGCACTGGGACCCGTGCGTGCTCGACGCTTGGAAGCCAGGTCGCTACTCGGACAGTGAGGCCCAGGAGCTGATCGAGCAGCGTCTGGAGGGGGCGCGCCGCCTGAGCGTGCCGGCGCTGCTCGTGCGCGGTCGGATGAGCGACGTGGTCAGCGAGGAGAGCGCGCAGGAGTTCCTCGCGTGTTGTCCACACGCCGAGTACGTGGACCTCGAGGGCGCCGCGCACATGGTGGCCGGCGACAAGAACGACGCTTTCGGGGACGTGGTGCTCGACTTCGTGCGCCGTCTGCGCCATAAGTAG
- a CDS encoding TetR/AcrR family transcriptional regulator, with the protein MSASTNPPTQARSIATRARLLSAAVDALVAEGYAGASTTNIAKRAKVSQGALFKHFPSKHALLGDALQQLFTELVEDFRGRLVRDQRADRLGAAIRILWDIFCSPTLQAAFELYLAARTDRELASIVTPVLAAHRQNLLAEARALFPDAARQNPDFDAMILSIMNMMQGAALAASVIPTEDDSDRELALIERIARQELLRGLVAGAGTRSTAVTDPTKGSV; encoded by the coding sequence ATGAGCGCGTCGACGAACCCTCCCACCCAAGCCCGCAGCATCGCCACCCGCGCGCGCCTGCTCTCGGCCGCCGTGGACGCGCTCGTCGCCGAGGGCTACGCGGGCGCGTCCACCACCAACATCGCCAAGCGCGCCAAGGTGAGCCAGGGCGCGCTCTTCAAGCACTTCCCCAGCAAGCACGCCCTGCTGGGAGACGCGCTGCAACAGCTGTTCACCGAGCTGGTCGAAGACTTCCGTGGACGCCTCGTGCGCGACCAGCGCGCCGACCGCCTGGGCGCGGCCATCCGCATCCTGTGGGACATCTTCTGCTCGCCCACGCTGCAGGCCGCGTTCGAGCTGTACCTCGCGGCGCGCACCGACCGTGAGTTGGCCAGCATCGTCACGCCCGTGCTCGCCGCGCATCGGCAGAACTTGCTGGCCGAGGCGCGCGCCCTGTTCCCGGACGCCGCGCGCCAGAACCCCGACTTCGACGCGATGATCCTCAGCATCATGAACATGATGCAGGGAGCCGCGCTGGCCGCGAGCGTGATCCCGACGGAGGACGACAGCGACCGCGAGCTCGCGCTGATCGAGCGCATCGCGCGCCAAGAGCTCTTGCGCGGCCTGGTGGCTGGCGCTGGCACGCGCAGCACCGCCGTCACGGACCCCACGAAAGGAAGCGTGTGA
- a CDS encoding sterol desaturase family protein produces MQPIFYVIPFFIVSMLVEWRLLVHRQREQGELIGYTPKDTAASLSMGLGMLAVNAVAKLAALALYLWLFEFRLFDIPFTWWSVVLLIVAEDFCYYGFHRSHHEVRALWAAHVNHHSSTHYNLSTALRQSWTTPITGPLFWVPLPLLGFSVEMILLAQTISLVYQYWIHTELIGGMGWFEKVFNSPSHHRVHHGRNALYLDRNHGGILIIWDKLFGTFQAELPDEKVDYGLTTNIETYNPVRIAFHEWAAIVRDVRHAATLRGKLGAVFMPPGWREDGTGRTAKVMRDEAQAARQLTSATSSAPVNVGGAPGLAVP; encoded by the coding sequence ATGCAGCCCATCTTCTACGTCATCCCGTTCTTCATCGTCTCCATGCTGGTGGAGTGGCGCCTGTTGGTGCATCGCCAACGCGAGCAGGGCGAGCTGATCGGCTACACGCCGAAGGACACGGCGGCTTCACTCTCCATGGGCCTCGGCATGCTGGCCGTGAACGCCGTCGCGAAGCTGGCGGCGCTGGCGCTCTACCTGTGGCTCTTCGAGTTCCGTTTGTTCGACATCCCCTTCACCTGGTGGAGCGTCGTGCTGCTGATCGTGGCCGAGGACTTCTGTTACTACGGGTTCCACCGCAGCCACCACGAGGTGCGCGCGCTGTGGGCTGCGCACGTGAACCACCACTCGTCGACGCACTACAACCTCTCGACCGCGCTGCGTCAGTCGTGGACCACGCCCATCACGGGGCCGCTGTTCTGGGTGCCGCTGCCGCTGCTGGGCTTCAGCGTGGAGATGATCCTGCTCGCCCAGACCATCAGCCTGGTCTACCAGTACTGGATCCACACCGAGCTGATCGGCGGGATGGGCTGGTTCGAGAAGGTGTTCAACTCCCCCTCGCACCACCGCGTGCATCATGGCCGCAACGCCCTCTACCTGGACCGCAACCACGGCGGCATCTTGATCATCTGGGACAAGCTCTTCGGCACGTTCCAGGCCGAGCTACCGGACGAGAAGGTGGACTACGGGCTCACCACGAACATCGAGACCTACAACCCCGTGCGCATCGCGTTCCACGAGTGGGCCGCCATCGTGCGCGACGTGCGTCACGCGGCGACGCTGCGGGGCAAGCTGGGCGCCGTGTTCATGCCGCCGGGCTGGCGCGAGGACGGCACGGGGCGCACCGCCAAGGTGATGCGCGACGAGGCCCAGGCGGCGCGCCAGCTGACCAGCGCCACGTCTTCTGCACCCGTGAACGTCGGGGGTGCACCCGGCCTGGCCGTCCCCTGA
- a CDS encoding flavin reductase family protein: MAVDAEVFKQGLRRWASGVTVVTAKSGDRQHGMTVSAFSSVSADPPLVLICANRSSRTNGVISEGGRFTVNVLASDQQDVSGVFASSKLEDSRFDHVAWHPGEGGVPVIDGALVNLECRVESSYDHGSHTIYIGYVEVAHVQDKRPLLYYDGGYRDVG; this comes from the coding sequence ATGGCGGTCGATGCGGAAGTCTTCAAGCAAGGGCTCCGGCGCTGGGCGAGCGGCGTGACGGTGGTCACGGCCAAGAGCGGCGATCGGCAGCACGGCATGACGGTCTCGGCCTTCTCCAGCGTCTCAGCCGACCCCCCGCTGGTGCTCATCTGCGCCAACCGCTCGTCGCGCACGAACGGCGTCATCAGCGAGGGCGGCCGCTTCACGGTCAACGTGCTCGCGTCCGACCAGCAGGACGTCAGCGGCGTTTTCGCGTCGTCCAAGCTCGAGGACTCGCGCTTCGACCACGTCGCGTGGCATCCGGGCGAGGGCGGGGTGCCCGTGATCGACGGCGCGTTGGTGAACCTCGAGTGCCGCGTCGAGTCCAGCTACGACCACGGCAGCCACACCATCTACATCGGCTACGTCGAGGTCGCGCACGTTCAGGACAAGCGCCCGCTGCTGTACTACGACGGCGGCTATCGCGACGTCGGCTGA